Proteins encoded within one genomic window of Deltaproteobacteria bacterium:
- a CDS encoding YfiR family protein has translation MIKFRCRHLFLIGLLILGLFRGVAIPDTSREYPIKAAFLYNFAKFVEWPAESFKNESTPIHLYILGVDPFGPALDPLKDQIVRSRKIMCKRIVRLDEAEDCEILYISASEKNQLPAILGALKKRDILTVSDLDRFAAQGGMIGLVTVDNKIQFEINLEAVRQTRLKISSQLLKLARIIPHGAREMKE, from the coding sequence ATGATAAAATTTAGATGCCGTCACCTATTCCTCATAGGGCTCCTGATTCTGGGCCTGTTCCGAGGGGTTGCCATCCCGGACACCTCCCGGGAATATCCGATCAAAGCGGCTTTCCTTTATAACTTTGCCAAGTTTGTTGAATGGCCGGCCGAATCCTTTAAAAATGAATCTACACCGATTCATCTCTATATCCTGGGAGTCGACCCCTTTGGACCGGCCCTCGATCCCCTCAAGGATCAGATCGTCCGGAGCCGGAAAATAATGTGCAAACGCATTGTTCGCCTTGATGAGGCCGAGGACTGTGAGATACTCTATATCAGCGCCTCGGAAAAAAACCAATTACCGGCGATTTTAGGGGCCCTCAAAAAACGGGATATTCTGACGGTTAGTGACCTGGACCGGTTTGCCGCCCAGGGCGGGATGATCGGACTGGTTACGGTGGATAATAAAATCCAGTTTGAGATCAATCTGGAAGCAGTCCGTCAGACCAGGCTGAAAATCAGTTCGCAACTCCTGAAGCTGGCCAGGATCATCCCCCACGGAGCACGGGAGATGAAAGAATGA
- a CDS encoding TonB-dependent receptor, giving the protein MMPKNIPGRSEATQGKGISFSDRRRILRLWKRAGAFLLLFIPVLLFLTGPASSAQPEEVTNKDLVKLDLEELMQIPVSTVYGASKYEQKTTEAPSSISIVTADQIKKFGYRTLAGILNSLRGFFITNDRNYSYAGVRGFGRLGDYNSRILLLIDGHRVNDNIYDQAFLGNDFPLDIDLIDRVEIIRGPSSSLYGANAFFAVVNVITRRGKAMKALEVSGEAASYNTFKTRLSYGNQFNNKLDMLLSGTAYDSKGQRLFFKEFDTPETNNGITQGTDYERLHQVFMNFAYQDFTLQALYGSRQKGIPTGAFDTVFNDPATFTVDNRGYLDLKYERSLDQWNVMGRLFYDHYNYYGDYKMVQAINKDSALGNYAGAELKIVKQLLERHKATLGAEYRNSINQDQRNYDHNPYVSYLDDHRQSLNWAFYGQDEIALFKNLILNLGVRYDYYETFGGTTNPRLALIYNPFDKSFLKLIYGTAFRAPNVYELYYTTVNQKGNLDLQPETIKTYELIYEQFISKVFRMEATGFYYKINNLISQRTDSADGLITFQNVDEVETKGFEWEMEGKWKNGWEGRLSYTYQDTTNSRTGESLAKSPKHMAKLNIMVPLLKDKLFAGAEGRYESSRKTLSGNETGEIFVANFTLFSRGLLPGLELSGSVYNLFDKQYGLPGMEEHLQDSINQDGRTFRLKLTYRF; this is encoded by the coding sequence ATGATGCCCAAAAATATTCCCGGACGGTCAGAGGCCACCCAGGGCAAGGGAATTTCTTTTTCGGACCGAAGAAGAATTCTTCGGTTATGGAAAAGGGCCGGCGCTTTTTTATTACTTTTTATCCCGGTCCTTTTATTTTTGACCGGCCCGGCCTCTTCCGCCCAACCCGAGGAAGTAACTAACAAGGACCTGGTCAAACTCGACCTGGAAGAATTGATGCAGATACCCGTCTCCACGGTTTACGGGGCCTCAAAATACGAACAAAAGACCACCGAAGCGCCCTCCTCGATCAGCATCGTCACAGCCGACCAGATCAAAAAATTTGGCTATCGCACCCTGGCCGGTATCCTGAACAGCCTCCGGGGATTCTTCATTACCAATGACCGCAATTACAGTTACGCCGGGGTCAGGGGATTCGGCCGTCTCGGGGATTATAACAGCCGCATTCTCCTCCTGATTGATGGCCACCGGGTCAATGACAACATTTATGACCAGGCCTTTTTGGGAAACGATTTCCCCCTGGATATCGACCTCATCGACCGGGTGGAAATCATCCGCGGCCCCAGTTCCTCTTTGTATGGGGCCAATGCCTTTTTCGCCGTGGTTAATGTCATCACCCGGAGGGGAAAGGCCATGAAGGCCCTGGAGGTCTCCGGGGAAGCGGCCAGCTACAACACCTTTAAGACCCGCTTGTCTTACGGGAATCAATTTAACAACAAGCTGGATATGCTTCTTTCAGGTACGGCTTACGACAGTAAGGGGCAGCGCCTGTTTTTTAAGGAATTCGACACACCGGAGACCAACAACGGGATTACCCAGGGTACCGATTATGAACGGCTCCATCAGGTTTTCATGAATTTTGCTTATCAGGATTTTACCCTTCAGGCTCTATATGGATCAAGGCAGAAAGGTATCCCGACCGGTGCCTTCGACACGGTTTTTAATGATCCGGCCACTTTTACCGTCGATAACCGGGGCTACCTGGATTTGAAGTACGAACGAAGCTTGGATCAATGGAATGTCATGGGCCGTCTTTTTTATGACCACTATAATTATTACGGGGACTATAAAATGGTCCAGGCCATCAACAAGGATTCAGCCCTGGGCAATTATGCAGGGGCGGAATTAAAAATCGTCAAGCAACTGCTGGAAAGGCACAAAGCCACCCTGGGCGCCGAATACCGGAATAGTATTAATCAGGACCAGCGTAATTACGATCACAATCCCTACGTTTCATACCTGGACGATCACCGCCAATCCCTTAACTGGGCCTTTTATGGCCAGGACGAGATCGCCTTATTTAAAAATCTGATACTAAATCTCGGGGTACGCTATGATTATTACGAGACCTTCGGGGGGACGACTAATCCCCGGCTGGCCCTCATCTATAATCCCTTTGATAAGTCCTTTTTAAAACTGATTTACGGGACGGCCTTCCGGGCCCCGAACGTTTATGAACTTTATTATACAACGGTTAATCAAAAGGGTAATCTCGACCTCCAGCCGGAAACCATCAAAACCTATGAACTGATCTATGAACAATTCATCAGCAAGGTCTTCCGAATGGAAGCTACCGGGTTTTATTATAAAATCAACAATCTGATCAGTCAACGGACAGACTCGGCTGATGGTCTTATAACATTCCAGAACGTGGATGAAGTCGAAACCAAGGGATTTGAATGGGAGATGGAGGGAAAATGGAAGAACGGCTGGGAAGGCCGGCTGAGCTATACCTATCAGGATACCACTAACAGCCGGACCGGCGAAAGCTTGGCCAAGTCCCCCAAGCATATGGCCAAGCTGAACATAATGGTTCCCTTGTTGAAAGATAAGCTTTTTGCCGGAGCGGAAGGCCGATACGAGAGCAGCCGGAAAACCCTGTCCGGGAACGAAACCGGAGAGATCTTTGTGGCCAATTTTACCCTCTTCAGCCGGGGCTTACTCCCCGGCTTGGAGCTTTCGGGCAGTGTCTACAACCTTTTTGACAAACAATACGGATTGCCTGGGATGGAAGAACATCTGCAGGATAGTATCAATCAGGACGGGCGAACGTTTCGATTGAAGCTTACCTATCGCTTTTAA
- a CDS encoding response regulator — protein MEPERQTVLIVDDSPANIEILSKLLGVEHEILFSTNGGKALEIAFDQDPNLILLDVLMPEMDGYEVCRCLKQNPASKDIPIIFITALDQEEDEARGLELGAVDYITKPFNPAIVKLRVANQLELQWQRQTLALRNGELKEALSKIKTLSGLLPICSSCKKIRDDQGYWNQLETYIHEHSEAEFTHGLCPECIKEFFPEVYEKRYGQEKRI, from the coding sequence ATGGAACCGGAAAGACAAACCGTTCTGATCGTTGATGACAGTCCGGCGAATATTGAAATCCTCAGTAAATTATTGGGGGTCGAACACGAAATACTTTTTTCCACCAACGGCGGAAAAGCGTTGGAGATAGCCTTCGATCAGGATCCCAACCTGATTTTGCTGGATGTCCTCATGCCTGAAATGGACGGTTATGAGGTTTGCCGCTGCCTGAAACAAAATCCGGCCTCAAAAGACATACCGATAATTTTCATCACCGCCCTGGATCAGGAAGAAGATGAAGCCAGGGGCCTGGAGTTAGGGGCTGTCGATTATATCACCAAACCTTTTAATCCGGCCATCGTCAAATTGAGAGTAGCCAATCAACTGGAACTCCAATGGCAGCGACAGACCCTGGCCCTCCGCAACGGAGAGTTGAAGGAAGCCCTGTCTAAGATCAAGACCTTAAGCGGGCTGCTGCCCATCTGTTCTTCATGCAAGAAGATACGTGACGATCAGGGATATTGGAACCAGTTGGAGACCTATATCCATGAACATTCCGAAGCGGAATTCACCCACGGCCTCTGCCCGGAATGCATAAAAGAATTTTTCCCAGAGGTTTACGAGAAAAGATATGGCCAGGAGAAAAGGATATAA
- a CDS encoding response regulator, whose translation MIESVAEKKPEEDRLKSQEGSRPGLDTLLFSEGVSNDRFLTTLIQSQAIQSLMEDIHQLTGISLGIIDLQGNILASTGRQDICTKFYRVHPLTSQNCSESGSFFLNRYPDQYGSFPCKNGLWHLGTPLILQGKVVAHLHAGEFFYKENPADEQAFVAEAERYGFDRQAYLTAFRNVPRVSRGKIDILMDFLAKFSVMISKLSYSNLKLARVITEQKRVSEALRESENAKSNFLANMSHEIRTPMNAIIGYSRLALKTECSPKQRDYLNKIQSSGHTLLRIINDILDLSKIEAGKLKIDSTNFQLDQVLENAATLVSLPAEEKKLDLFFLTTPEVPLALVGDPLRLGQVIINLVDNAVKFTERGKVTVLTEMIARKKGEVRLRFSIRDTGIGLTAEQKSRLFKPFSQADGSTTRRFGGTGLGLAICKQLVEQMGGEIEVKSQPDVGSLFSFTALFGLQAEAFNQRQKVPSALKGLKVLVADDSRSNRIILEGMLRTFSCKVKAVDSGLAALEELGKGEDFYDLVVLDWRMPDLDGIETALRIKTDPHLTKVPKILIATAYGRDEVMRQVEKIGLDGFLVKPITKSVLLDTITEVFCPGGEGVSSNSSILPCAMKPTVNWERSRVLLVEDNAINRQVGKEILEEFGFCVEEADNGRKAIERLIEPEADFAAVLMDIQMPEMDGFEATHIIRRQLHNQSIPIIAMTAHAMETEKQNCLEAGMNDHIPKPIDPDQLKATLSKWIGSGTAAKQPQPVNGSSAPSRIMPDFLPGIDIQAGLKRLSGNEELYFRLLRDFCRDYAQVVGHLRQLIAGRDFEMARRVTHTLKSTAGNLSISAVYQEARNLEEAILKGPGPNIDDCLKQLDERLKTVIASAGPLLPHDREATGPTASPALSRQEAAQFAPTLLKLESLLQKNNLNAREQFEAFKAQIGGQEFQTALTPLEGSLRRLDFEQAQKDLVSLAGLFGLALA comes from the coding sequence ATGATAGAATCGGTTGCAGAGAAAAAACCCGAAGAGGACCGGCTTAAATCTCAAGAAGGGTCGAGGCCGGGATTGGATACCCTCCTTTTTTCGGAAGGGGTTTCCAATGACCGGTTTTTAACCACCCTTATCCAATCCCAGGCCATTCAGTCCCTCATGGAGGATATCCATCAATTGACCGGTATAAGCCTGGGGATCATCGATCTTCAGGGAAATATCCTGGCATCTACGGGCCGCCAGGATATCTGTACCAAATTTTACCGTGTCCATCCTTTGACCTCCCAAAATTGCTCGGAAAGTGGATCCTTTTTCCTGAATAGGTATCCCGACCAGTATGGGAGCTTTCCGTGTAAAAATGGCCTGTGGCATCTGGGGACCCCCCTTATTCTCCAAGGCAAGGTAGTTGCGCACCTGCACGCCGGAGAATTTTTTTATAAAGAGAATCCGGCTGATGAGCAGGCTTTTGTCGCCGAAGCGGAACGGTATGGATTCGACCGGCAGGCCTATTTGACGGCCTTTCGCAACGTGCCCCGGGTCAGCCGGGGGAAAATTGATATCCTGATGGATTTCCTGGCCAAGTTTTCGGTGATGATATCCAAACTGAGTTATAGCAATCTGAAACTGGCCCGGGTGATCACCGAACAAAAGCGGGTCTCCGAGGCTTTACGGGAATCGGAAAATGCTAAAAGTAATTTTCTGGCTAACATGAGCCATGAAATACGGACCCCCATGAATGCTATCATCGGTTATAGCCGTCTGGCTTTAAAGACCGAATGTTCTCCCAAGCAACGGGATTATTTGAATAAAATACAATCATCGGGTCATACCCTGCTCAGGATTATCAATGACATCCTGGATCTGTCCAAGATTGAAGCCGGCAAACTGAAAATCGATTCGACCAATTTCCAACTCGATCAGGTCCTTGAAAACGCCGCTACCCTGGTATCGTTGCCGGCTGAGGAAAAAAAACTGGATCTATTTTTCTTAACGACTCCGGAGGTGCCACTGGCCCTGGTGGGCGATCCCTTGCGTTTAGGCCAGGTAATTATCAATCTGGTCGACAACGCAGTGAAATTTACCGAACGGGGGAAGGTAACCGTCTTGACCGAGATGATTGCCCGGAAAAAAGGGGAAGTCCGGCTGCGCTTCTCCATCCGGGATACCGGAATCGGACTGACCGCCGAACAGAAATCCAGACTCTTTAAACCCTTCTCTCAGGCCGATGGATCAACAACCCGCCGATTCGGCGGGACCGGATTGGGTCTGGCCATCTGTAAACAACTCGTGGAACAGATGGGTGGGGAAATCGAGGTCAAAAGCCAACCAGACGTTGGGAGTCTGTTTTCCTTTACGGCTCTCTTCGGGTTACAGGCGGAAGCCTTTAACCAAAGACAGAAGGTCCCTTCGGCCTTAAAGGGCTTAAAGGTCCTGGTGGCCGATGACAGCAGGTCCAACCGGATCATTCTGGAAGGCATGCTCCGCACCTTTTCCTGCAAAGTGAAGGCTGTGGATTCCGGGTTGGCCGCCCTGGAGGAACTGGGGAAAGGAGAAGATTTCTATGATCTGGTGGTCCTGGACTGGAGAATGCCGGACCTGGACGGCATAGAAACCGCTTTGCGGATAAAGACCGACCCTCATCTGACCAAAGTCCCCAAGATCCTCATTGCCACGGCCTATGGCCGTGATGAGGTTATGCGTCAGGTGGAAAAGATCGGTTTGGATGGTTTCCTGGTCAAGCCCATAACCAAATCGGTATTGTTGGATACGATCACAGAAGTCTTCTGTCCCGGAGGGGAAGGGGTGTCTTCGAATTCATCGATTTTGCCCTGTGCAATGAAACCGACCGTGAATTGGGAAAGGTCACGGGTATTACTCGTTGAAGACAACGCCATCAATCGCCAGGTCGGTAAGGAGATTCTGGAGGAATTCGGATTCTGCGTGGAAGAGGCGGACAACGGCCGGAAAGCCATCGAACGGTTGATAGAACCGGAAGCGGACTTTGCCGCCGTATTAATGGATATCCAGATGCCGGAGATGGACGGTTTTGAGGCCACCCATATTATTCGCCGTCAACTGCATAACCAGTCCATCCCGATCATCGCCATGACCGCCCATGCCATGGAAACCGAAAAACAAAATTGCCTGGAGGCCGGTATGAATGACCATATTCCCAAACCCATCGATCCCGATCAATTGAAAGCCACCTTGTCAAAGTGGATAGGGTCGGGCACTGCAGCCAAACAGCCCCAGCCGGTAAATGGTTCTTCCGCGCCATCCCGGATCATGCCGGATTTCCTGCCGGGCATCGATATTCAAGCCGGTCTGAAACGGCTTTCCGGTAATGAAGAATTGTATTTCAGACTCCTTAGAGATTTTTGCCGGGATTACGCCCAGGTGGTCGGTCACCTGCGTCAACTGATAGCCGGCAGGGATTTTGAAATGGCCCGGCGGGTAACCCATACCCTGAAAAGTACGGCCGGAAACCTCTCGATTAGCGCGGTTTACCAGGAGGCACGCAATTTGGAGGAGGCCATCCTGAAAGGCCCCGGCCCGAATATCGACGACTGCCTGAAACAGTTGGATGAAAGGCTGAAGACAGTGATCGCTTCGGCTGGTCCTCTTTTGCCGCATGACCGGGAGGCCACAGGACCGACGGCGTCCCCTGCCCTGTCCCGACAGGAGGCGGCCCAATTCGCACCCACCTTGCTGAAGCTTGAATCCCTTTTGCAAAAAAACAATCTTAACGCCAGGGAACAGTTCGAGGCCTTCAAGGCCCAAATAGGGGGTCAGGAATTCCAGACAGCCCTGACACCGCTGGAAGGCAGTCTGCGTCGGCTGGATTTTGAACAGGCCCAAAAGGACCTGGTATCCCTTGCCGGCCTGTTCGGCCTGGCCCTGGCCTGA
- a CDS encoding response regulator, whose translation MQNTHLQPKLTIINGIDGEKRNHNFNLFLNNRGPKERKRHLGELRPILDSIKTGIVIINRETHRIIDANQTALEIIDHTKEEIQGFFCYHSICLNEKGPCPSLLSRQNHPPEKTECLLTKSNGEKVPVLKTLSPVILEGLPCLVESFLDITEHKNLEQQFHQSQKMEALGHLAGGVAHDFNNLLTIITGNCDLAIRKLEKDDPAYRNVNDINEAAFRASALTRQLLNLSRKPRLEVQPLDLNRIILDTKKMLGRLIGEDIEIITKTDPDLGPIQADPGQMEQIIINLAVNARDAMPQGGQLILQTANIFIDKNAMPQHPVTIPGSYVMLSVVDNGEGMDPETRSRIFEPFFTTKEAGKGTGLGLSTVYGIVKQIGGVIAVESEKGQGTAFKIFLPRTGSAPDLIDGAQASYLPMKGSETILIVEDEASLRASIKEGLEIDGYTVLDAGSGREALSISRDHKKPIHLFLSDIIMPEMNGHEVVQKFTGYHPEAKILFMSGYAEESVIKKGLLDPKAAFLQKPFSQKVLASKVREVLAFSS comes from the coding sequence ATGCAAAACACACACTTACAGCCAAAGCTGACTATCATTAATGGCATCGATGGGGAAAAAAGGAATCATAATTTTAACCTTTTTCTGAACAACAGGGGACCCAAAGAGAGGAAAAGACACCTGGGGGAATTAAGACCCATACTCGATTCCATAAAAACCGGCATCGTGATCATCAACCGGGAAACGCACCGGATCATCGATGCCAACCAGACCGCTTTAGAGATTATCGATCATACCAAGGAAGAAATTCAAGGTTTCTTCTGTTATCATTCGATCTGTCTGAACGAAAAGGGGCCCTGCCCTTCTCTTTTGTCAAGGCAGAATCATCCTCCGGAAAAGACCGAATGTTTATTGACCAAATCCAATGGGGAGAAGGTCCCGGTCCTCAAAACACTCTCTCCGGTCATTTTGGAGGGGTTACCCTGTCTGGTGGAAAGTTTCCTGGACATAACGGAACATAAAAATCTGGAACAACAATTTCACCAATCCCAGAAGATGGAAGCCCTGGGCCACCTGGCCGGTGGGGTAGCCCACGATTTCAATAACCTGCTGACGATTATCACCGGGAATTGTGATCTGGCCATCCGGAAACTGGAAAAAGATGATCCGGCCTATCGGAATGTAAACGACATCAATGAAGCAGCCTTCCGGGCCAGTGCCTTGACCCGCCAACTGCTCAATTTAAGCCGAAAGCCAAGGCTTGAGGTACAGCCCCTTGATCTGAACAGGATCATTCTGGATACGAAGAAAATGCTCGGCCGCCTGATCGGCGAGGATATAGAAATAATAACCAAAACCGATCCCGATCTTGGCCCCATTCAAGCCGACCCCGGACAGATGGAACAGATAATCATCAACCTGGCGGTAAACGCCAGGGATGCCATGCCCCAGGGAGGTCAATTGATCCTTCAAACCGCCAATATCTTTATAGATAAAAACGCGATGCCTCAACACCCGGTAACCATACCCGGCTCTTATGTGATGCTTTCGGTAGTGGATAACGGGGAGGGAATGGATCCTGAAACCCGGTCCCGCATCTTTGAACCTTTTTTTACCACTAAAGAGGCCGGCAAAGGAACCGGACTGGGCCTTTCCACTGTTTATGGGATCGTAAAGCAAATCGGCGGCGTTATCGCGGTGGAAAGTGAAAAGGGACAGGGAACGGCCTTCAAGATTTTCCTCCCCCGGACCGGGAGTGCTCCGGACTTGATCGATGGGGCCCAGGCCTCTTACCTGCCCATGAAAGGGTCGGAAACCATCTTAATTGTGGAAGACGAAGCCTCTCTTCGTGCCTCGATAAAAGAAGGATTGGAAATCGACGGCTACACGGTTTTGGATGCGGGAAGCGGCCGGGAGGCCCTGTCCATATCTCGAGACCATAAAAAACCGATTCACCTTTTTTTGAGCGATATCATCATGCCCGAAATGAATGGCCACGAGGTAGTTCAAAAATTTACCGGTTATCATCCCGAAGCAAAAATCCTTTTTATGTCCGGTTACGCCGAAGAGTCGGTCATCAAAAAAGGCCTTTTGGACCCCAAGGCTGCTTTTCTCCAGAAGCCCTTCAGCCAGAAGGTCCTGGCTTCTAAGGTCCGGGAGGTGTTGGCCTTTTCGTCATAG
- a CDS encoding HDOD domain-containing protein, with the protein MTGPSKVTVHHLIGIIEELSTLPSVYSSLLDIMTDPQATVEEVTRIIACDQASTIKILRVVNSPFYGYPGQIGTLSRAILILGFNEIFNLILTSQIIDLFSKKAITLSFRPKDFWAHSIAVGIASRLLGQAAGADRQEFYFIAGALHDIGKLIFFEFLEDQLSQALSLSQKNHLFLYQAELSVIGMDHAEAGALLADKWKLPETLFKAIRFHHTGTPPGEPDRLVAAVHLGDILARALRMGHPGDDLKPRAGRQIWDILGIKPVALKKIIPDLRKYFEDIVSILLF; encoded by the coding sequence ATGACCGGACCTTCCAAGGTAACAGTGCACCATCTTATCGGGATCATAGAGGAGCTTTCCACCCTCCCTTCGGTCTATTCCTCTTTGTTGGATATTATGACCGACCCTCAGGCCACAGTAGAAGAAGTCACCCGGATCATCGCCTGCGATCAGGCTTCAACCATAAAGATTCTCAGGGTCGTCAATTCTCCTTTTTACGGTTATCCTGGACAAATCGGTACCCTTTCCAGGGCGATTTTGATCCTGGGCTTTAATGAAATATTTAACCTGATCCTGACCTCGCAGATCATCGACCTCTTCTCCAAAAAAGCCATTACCCTGTCCTTCCGTCCCAAGGATTTCTGGGCCCATTCCATCGCCGTGGGTATTGCCAGCCGCCTGTTGGGGCAGGCGGCTGGGGCAGACAGGCAGGAATTTTATTTCATCGCCGGGGCGTTACACGATATCGGCAAATTGATCTTTTTCGAATTTTTGGAGGATCAACTAAGCCAGGCCCTTTCCCTTTCACAAAAAAATCATCTATTTCTTTATCAGGCCGAGTTATCGGTAATCGGTATGGATCATGCCGAAGCCGGAGCCCTGTTAGCCGATAAATGGAAATTACCCGAGACCCTTTTCAAGGCCATCCGTTTCCATCATACCGGCACCCCCCCAGGCGAACCGGACCGACTGGTAGCGGCGGTCCATTTAGGGGATATCCTGGCCCGGGCCTTGAGGATGGGTCATCCCGGCGATGATTTAAAACCCCGGGCCGGCCGACAGATTTGGGATATCCTGGGGATAAAACCGGTGGCCTTGAAAAAAATCATACCCGATCTCCGGAAGTATTTTGAGGACATCGTCAGTATTCTGTTATTTTGA
- a CDS encoding helix-turn-helix domain-containing protein: MNLVTAKEVGKYLKLSESTIYKLSLEGDLPGFKIGNSWRFDMDEIHRLIDGRKEGPKTNKAYE; the protein is encoded by the coding sequence ATGAATCTGGTAACAGCCAAGGAAGTAGGGAAATATCTGAAATTATCGGAATCCACCATTTATAAGCTCTCTTTAGAGGGTGATCTTCCAGGATTTAAGATCGGCAATTCCTGGCGATTCGATATGGATGAAATCCATCGGCTGATCGATGGGCGTAAAGAGGGACCGAAAACTAACAAAGCGTACGAATAA
- a CDS encoding methyl-accepting chemotaxis protein produces MKNIPLSLKFIFILLISFSIFGGVTYWTLNELKVNGPIYSKIINNKDLVADILPPPEYIIEANLVVHQMMNKSNHPETMKYFQSEGNRLRKEYLDRHAYWEKTLPSGSIKEMLVKKSYEPAIKFFNLRDEKFVPAVLAGDKKAAYELLSGELTHLYNEHRKAIDRAVIDINEHILQEEKSATRIIFRRTVLMIGIGLSLTLISCFLFGRIASGITLKLKDLSSDLQINAQHLLSTAAQVSSISQSLAEGSSAQAAGLEQTSSSMEEMASMTRQNSENADLANTLVQNTDQVLNDANLAMKKLTQSMQEIIAAGEETGKIIKTIDEIAFQTKLLALNAAVEAARAGEAGYGFTVVADEVKNLAMRAAEAAQNTSHLIEGSVRKIKNGSEIVGKTNEAFEKVSGSSKKVGELVSEIAAASQEQAQGIDQITKAVSEIDRVVQKNASTAEESASASEELSTQADQMKHFVHDLVKAIGGNHNGTSQPRLMSGNGGNKRSLTAIGQSDKSNPPQTLIKPGGNGNGKKPAIRTIIPDQLLPMGQGNFKDF; encoded by the coding sequence ATGAAAAATATCCCATTGAGCCTTAAATTTATTTTTATCCTGTTGATATCGTTTTCCATATTCGGAGGAGTCACTTATTGGACTCTTAACGAATTGAAGGTAAACGGTCCTATTTATTCCAAAATAATCAACAACAAGGATTTGGTTGCCGATATCCTTCCTCCACCGGAGTATATTATCGAGGCTAATCTGGTTGTTCACCAGATGATGAATAAATCAAACCACCCTGAGACGATGAAATATTTTCAGTCCGAAGGCAATCGGCTCAGGAAAGAATACTTGGATCGCCATGCGTATTGGGAGAAGACCCTCCCATCAGGATCGATAAAGGAAATGCTTGTCAAAAAATCCTATGAACCGGCCATAAAATTTTTTAATTTAAGGGATGAAAAATTCGTACCCGCCGTCCTGGCAGGAGATAAAAAGGCGGCCTACGAACTTTTATCCGGGGAACTGACACACCTGTATAATGAGCACCGCAAGGCAATAGATCGGGCAGTCATCGATATCAATGAGCACATACTCCAAGAAGAAAAATCAGCCACAAGGATTATCTTCCGGCGTACCGTTCTGATGATAGGAATCGGTTTGAGCCTGACCTTGATCAGTTGTTTCCTGTTTGGCCGTATTGCTTCCGGTATCACCCTAAAGCTTAAAGACCTTTCATCGGATCTCCAGATAAATGCTCAACACTTGTTGAGCACCGCTGCCCAAGTGAGCAGTATCAGCCAGTCATTAGCCGAAGGGTCATCCGCCCAAGCCGCCGGCCTGGAGCAAACCTCTTCTTCCATGGAAGAGATGGCCTCCATGACCCGACAAAATTCCGAAAATGCCGACCTGGCCAATACGCTGGTCCAGAATACCGACCAGGTATTGAATGATGCCAATCTGGCTATGAAAAAATTGACCCAGTCTATGCAAGAGATCATCGCCGCCGGTGAAGAAACCGGCAAGATCATCAAGACTATCGACGAGATCGCCTTTCAGACTAAATTATTGGCCTTGAACGCCGCAGTGGAAGCCGCTCGGGCCGGTGAGGCCGGGTATGGTTTCACGGTAGTGGCCGATGAGGTTAAGAACTTGGCCATGCGTGCTGCTGAAGCCGCTCAAAATACCTCCCATTTGATTGAAGGTTCGGTCCGGAAGATTAAAAACGGTTCTGAAATTGTTGGCAAGACCAATGAGGCTTTTGAGAAGGTGTCAGGCAGCTCCAAAAAAGTAGGTGAGTTGGTGAGTGAGATTGCTGCCGCCTCTCAGGAGCAGGCACAGGGAATTGATCAAATCACCAAGGCCGTATCCGAAATAGACCGGGTGGTTCAAAAGAATGCTTCCACTGCTGAAGAATCGGCCTCCGCTTCCGAAGAATTGAGCACCCAGGCCGATCAGATGAAACATTTTGTTCATGACCTGGTCAAAGCCATCGGCGGGAATCATAACGGCACGAGTCAGCCCCGTTTAATGTCGGGTAACGGCGGAAATAAAAGAAGTCTAACAGCCATCGGACAATCCGATAAATCGAATCCGCCCCAAACCCTTATCAAACCAGGCGGTAACGGGAATGGGAAAAAACCGGCCATCAGAACGATAATTCCGGACCAGTTGCTGCCAATGGGACAAGGCAACTTTAAAGATTTTTAA